The Gemmatimonas phototrophica region AGACAGCTTCAGCTCGGACAAAAATCCGCGGATGCCCAAGCGAATTACCGACGCGGCGTATAGCAGCGCCACCGTCAGCACCGCGACCAGCTGCCACGGTGTGCCGGTGGCATCGGTGGCCAGCGCCGGTTGCGACTGCGGCAACGTTGGGAGCAGCAGATTGACCAGCAGTCCAAGCGCCACTGCCGTGGCAATCATGACCGCACTGAACACCCACGCAAACCGCTTGCCGTGCATGCGCGTGAGAATGCCAATGGTTGCCACGTTGGTGGCCGGCCCCGTGAGCAGCAGCGCCAGCCCTGCGCCAGGGCTCACACCCGCAGCCACCAACACCGCCACCAATGGCGTGGATGCCGACGCGCAGATGTAGAGGGGGAGCCCAATCGCCGCAAACACCAGCACATCAAGTCCCGCCGGCAGGGTGGTAATCCACGAGCCCTCCAAGATCGGAGAGGCAATGGCCGCCACCAGCAGCCCCACGAGAATCCACGGTGCGGTGTGGTCAACCATATCGCCAAATCCCGAACGCAGCGCCTGCTGCCACTTGTCGCTCGCCGAAAGAGGCACCGGCGGCGCGTCGCCGAGCAACGGGAGGGCGCGACGTACCCGTTTGATCATCCCGCCCATGATTAGCGCCACCACCATGGCGGCCACGGCCGCCGCCACCACGCGTACAATGGCGAACTTCGTGCCGAGCAACGGCACCGAAAGCAGAATGGCATCTAGACCCAACTCCGGCGTGGCAATGAGAAACGCCACGGCCGCCGTGGTGGACGCGCCTTGCTGCACCAATTGCTGGTACAGCGGCACAACGCCACAGGAACAGATTGGCAGCGGTAATCCCACGGCCATGCCAGCCAATCCCTGCCGCAATCGCGAGCCACGGCTCATCCACGCCAACGATCCGGCCGGTAGCCATGCATGAACCACGCCCGCGGTGAGGTACGCCAGCAGCACGGCGGGAGCGCTATCCAGACACAGGGACCAGAACGTCTGCCAGGTATCGACCAACGAGATGCCGCCGTCAACGGGCGGGCGACTGAGGTGCAGCACCACCAGTAACGCCACACCGGCCAACGCTCCCACGCCGTTCATCCACCGGTACGTCGCGTCCGACTGGGCCGCACCGTGCGTGTGAGCGTGATGCGCTTCGTGCGCATGATCATGGGCATGATCATGAGCATGATCATGCGCACGCACATGCTCACCACCCTGCACATGCGGGTGTCCCGGTTCGTGCGGCTGCGCCGGATCGTGGTCGTGCGCCGGGTGCGCAATGACGTGCAGCAACGACCCACCCACCAGCGC contains the following coding sequences:
- a CDS encoding permease — translated: MTHVLLFSSLGLLGSGPLFARLSRARPALLTFIDGFVLVSIGGLVLLEVIPHALAHSDVVALLVMVAGFALPSIAERLLHYGVRQTHFVVMVLAMLGVAIHSALDGSALAQSAAGSAGLLGYGVVLHQLPVSLMVWWVLSDRARAVPWLVLALMAAMTVVGYLAEPAIFALLPERAAVLFEALVGGSLLHVIAHPAHDHDPAQPHEPGHPHVQGGEHVRAHDHAHDHAHDHAHEAHHAHTHGAAQSDATYRWMNGVGALAGVALLVVLHLSRPPVDGGISLVDTWQTFWSLCLDSAPAVLLAYLTAGVVHAWLPAGSLAWMSRGSRLRQGLAGMAVGLPLPICSCGVVPLYQQLVQQGASTTAAVAFLIATPELGLDAILLSVPLLGTKFAIVRVVAAAVAAMVVALIMGGMIKRVRRALPLLGDAPPVPLSASDKWQQALRSGFGDMVDHTAPWILVGLLVAAIASPILEGSWITTLPAGLDVLVFAAIGLPLYICASASTPLVAVLVAAGVSPGAGLALLLTGPATNVATIGILTRMHGKRFAWVFSAVMIATAVALGLLVNLLLPTLPQSQPALATDATGTPWQLVAVLTVALLYAASVIRLGIRGFLSELKLSEG